Proteins encoded in a region of the Antedon mediterranea chromosome 2, ecAntMedi1.1, whole genome shotgun sequence genome:
- the LOC140040249 gene encoding mucin-5B-like produces the protein MSFHLITCLFWTFCSVYFMFNSVVGDHACPFNQINKRCARACQQNCKDYVQGIHTASILCNRKCARCKCEDGLYLDDDEYCVAPEFCGCYNAHLDEYFKIGDKFLIDAEICECVEFQTITCTGIEGVEGSGSFEIVEDPVIKGIP, from the exons ATGAGTTTCCACCTGATCACCTGTTTGTTCTGGACTTTCTGTTCAGTTTACTTCATGTTTAACTCTGTAGTTGGGG ATCACGCGTGTCCTTTTAACCAAATCAACAAAAGATGCGCACGGGCCTGCCAACAAAACTGTAAAGACTACGTACAGGGTATACATACAGCGAGTATACTGTGCAACAGGAAGTGCGCGCGCTGCAAGTGTGAGGATGGACTGTATTTAGACGATGACGAATACTGTGTTGCTCCTGAGTTCTGTGGCTGTTATAACGCACATCTTGATGAATACTTTAAA ATCGGAGACAAATTCTTAATAGATGCCGAAATCTGTGAATGTGTGGAATTTCAGACTATCACTTGCACTGGGATAGAAGGGGTCGAAGGGTCTGGTTCATTTGAGATTGTAGAAGATCCCGTTATCAAGGGTATACCTTGA